A genomic window from Gemmatimonadaceae bacterium includes:
- a CDS encoding carboxypeptidase regulatory-like domain-containing protein: MRTVAQERRWRGLGVIVAFALFGTATPASAQESSVTVTSRGALAGVVRDPQGNPIADARVTIDSPVLQARTDSSGAFALGGLPTRQLRVTIRALGYQPAVAELEVPLGQTLNIAIVLAPTVARLDAISVVGQLMNQVVGTVLDDRDRPVPGVVVDVLGLDRRTETGNDGRFILIDLRPGSYILQFRAPGYRVAQYGVRMIAQIDRDVTIRLRPFDRNDRFPAALAAQVVLEANRRHAMRGARSVIVGRDELERWDTAPLGIALGASQGAIAMRETNLSCILVDGHEPLNAAAARSGFDGLGSRRNAPISIDPGGTSGGSRGGASAGGAGGTGGWLNFFRANEVEMVEIYPEGSENSRSLCSRFPPSSGCACPPEPSGIVVWLKR; the protein is encoded by the coding sequence ATGCGCACGGTTGCTCAGGAACGTCGCTGGCGTGGGCTCGGAGTGATCGTTGCGTTCGCACTGTTCGGCACGGCGACGCCCGCCAGCGCTCAAGAATCCAGCGTCACCGTTACGTCGCGTGGCGCGCTCGCCGGCGTCGTCCGCGACCCGCAAGGCAATCCCATTGCGGACGCCCGGGTGACCATCGATTCCCCGGTCCTGCAGGCGCGGACGGATTCCAGCGGCGCCTTCGCACTGGGCGGCCTCCCCACGCGCCAGCTGCGTGTCACGATTCGCGCGCTGGGCTACCAGCCGGCCGTGGCCGAGCTCGAAGTCCCGCTCGGACAAACTCTGAACATCGCGATCGTGCTCGCGCCCACGGTCGCGCGCTTGGATGCCATCTCCGTCGTTGGGCAGTTGATGAACCAGGTCGTTGGCACGGTGCTCGATGACCGGGACCGCCCCGTCCCTGGGGTCGTGGTGGACGTGCTCGGCTTGGATCGGCGCACCGAGACGGGGAACGATGGACGCTTCATCCTGATCGACCTGCGTCCCGGGTCGTACATCCTGCAGTTCCGCGCACCGGGATACCGCGTCGCGCAGTACGGCGTGCGGATGATCGCGCAGATCGATCGCGATGTGACCATTCGCCTCCGTCCTTTTGACCGCAACGATCGCTTCCCGGCCGCGCTGGCGGCGCAGGTGGTGCTCGAGGCGAACCGGCGGCACGCGATGCGCGGGGCGCGGTCGGTGATCGTCGGGCGAGACGAGCTTGAGCGATGGGACACGGCGCCGCTAGGCATCGCGCTCGGCGCCAGCCAAGGCGCGATCGCGATGCGCGAGACGAACCTCAGCTGCATCCTCGTGGATGGGCACGAGCCCTTGAACGCAGCGGCGGCACGGTCGGGCTTCGACGGACTCGGATCGCGGCGCAACGCACCGATTTCCATCGACCCAGGCGGCACGAGCGGTGGATCGCGCGGCGGGGCGAGCGCCGGCGGCGCAGGTGGGACCGGCGGCTGGCTCAACTTCTTCCGCGCCAACGAAGTGGAGATGGTGGAGATCTACCCGGAGGGGTCCGAGAACTCGCGCTCGCTGTGCAGCCGGTTCCCACCGAGCTCGGGCTGCGCCTGTCCGCCGGAACCGTCGGGCATCGTCGTCTGGTTGAAGCGCTAG
- a CDS encoding VWA domain-containing protein: MFRRLLTLISAAVLTAPAASAQVVEPRCEQRVCVAAPCLPPPCGVASTGVVRTGREVNVTLDGRVLRYEVTERWTNRGRTLGEADYVLPLPRGAAFEDLALMIDGEMVNGEIRNAGEARRIYEEIVRRQRDPALVEWMDHGVLRTRIFPIQPGETRTVTVRYRAVAEREGDALRIDVPAPRGQGTAASGTALRLRWPVDEQFGDAWSPTHQTETARAGEFRELLAKDAVGTVTLLLPVRARGSAMTVLTHAPRRNEGYVLITLTPPARTTASTPRDVTFVIDVSGSMSGGKLAQAKAAGRQLLNSLRSGDRFRLVAFSGDVTDFADGWSTVNRATLERAESWLDGLAATGGTNIAGALERALEVQTPAGRLGLVLFLTDGEPTVGERNPARLAARAAERRGERRIFTFGLGADVNAGLLEQLALDGAGTAHFVRPQEDVERVVGVVAQRITQPVATDIRLRAEGVTLQQVMPAGRIDLFAGQELTVLARYTGAAPSARITVVGRGANGDVTWSTTALFPEQRSQDAFVGRLWATQRVGWLSAERRRNGPSPELDDEIKGLGETWGIPTAFTSYLVLEPGMMAPPPPSADVRGGRGMGSMASPTAAPRDAAFEQARAASEQRAARSVASQDAMMDPTRAKRTASRSFVLRDSTWVDTRAAGAAARTLRVRPYSDAYFALMERTPELREIFALGDRVEARGRAVTLVLAADGVERLSAADLAAAARDW, encoded by the coding sequence GTGTTCCGCCGTCTGCTGACCCTCATTTCCGCCGCCGTGCTCACCGCCCCCGCCGCCAGCGCCCAGGTGGTGGAACCGCGCTGCGAGCAGCGCGTCTGCGTCGCGGCGCCCTGCCTCCCGCCGCCTTGCGGCGTCGCCTCCACGGGCGTCGTGCGCACGGGGCGCGAGGTGAACGTCACGCTCGACGGGCGCGTGTTGCGTTACGAGGTCACTGAGCGCTGGACGAACCGTGGCCGCACGTTGGGCGAAGCGGACTACGTGTTGCCGCTCCCGCGCGGGGCGGCCTTCGAGGACCTCGCGCTGATGATCGACGGCGAGATGGTCAACGGCGAGATCCGCAACGCCGGCGAGGCGCGGCGCATCTATGAAGAGATCGTCCGCCGCCAGCGCGATCCGGCGCTGGTGGAGTGGATGGACCACGGCGTGCTGCGCACGCGCATCTTCCCGATCCAACCAGGCGAGACGCGCACGGTGACGGTGCGGTACCGCGCCGTGGCCGAGCGCGAGGGCGATGCGCTGCGCATCGACGTGCCGGCGCCGCGCGGCCAAGGCACGGCCGCCAGCGGCACCGCGCTGCGCTTGCGCTGGCCGGTGGACGAGCAGTTCGGGGACGCGTGGTCGCCGACGCACCAGACCGAGACCGCGCGGGCCGGCGAGTTCCGCGAACTGCTGGCCAAGGACGCCGTCGGGACGGTCACGCTGTTGCTGCCGGTGCGCGCCCGCGGATCGGCGATGACGGTGCTTACGCACGCGCCGCGCCGCAACGAAGGCTATGTGCTCATCACGCTCACGCCACCGGCGCGCACGACCGCCAGCACGCCGCGCGACGTGACCTTCGTGATCGATGTCTCCGGCTCGATGAGCGGCGGCAAGCTGGCGCAGGCGAAGGCGGCCGGCCGTCAACTGCTGAACTCGCTGCGCAGCGGCGATCGCTTCCGCTTGGTGGCCTTCTCGGGTGACGTCACCGACTTCGCCGATGGCTGGAGCACGGTGAACCGCGCAACGCTCGAGCGCGCGGAGAGCTGGTTGGACGGGCTCGCCGCGACGGGTGGCACGAATATCGCTGGTGCACTGGAGCGCGCACTGGAGGTCCAGACGCCGGCCGGCCGACTCGGCTTGGTGCTGTTCCTCACCGACGGTGAGCCGACGGTGGGTGAGCGCAATCCGGCGCGGCTGGCGGCGCGTGCAGCCGAACGCCGTGGCGAGCGCCGCATCTTCACGTTCGGGTTGGGCGCGGACGTCAACGCCGGCCTGCTCGAGCAGTTGGCGCTCGACGGCGCGGGCACGGCGCATTTCGTGCGGCCGCAGGAAGACGTCGAGCGCGTCGTCGGCGTCGTGGCCCAGCGCATCACGCAGCCGGTGGCGACGGACATCCGCCTGCGCGCCGAGGGCGTGACGTTGCAGCAAGTGATGCCGGCAGGGCGCATCGATCTCTTTGCCGGCCAGGAGCTGACGGTGCTAGCGCGCTACACCGGCGCGGCGCCCTCGGCACGCATCACGGTCGTGGGACGCGGCGCCAACGGTGACGTGACCTGGTCGACCACCGCGCTCTTCCCCGAGCAGCGCTCGCAGGATGCCTTTGTCGGGCGCCTCTGGGCCACGCAGCGCGTGGGCTGGCTCAGCGCCGAGCGCCGTCGCAACGGCCCGTCGCCGGAGCTGGACGACGAGATCAAGGGTCTGGGCGAGACTTGGGGCATCCCGACGGCGTTCACGTCGTACTTGGTGCTTGAGCCTGGGATGATGGCCCCGCCGCCGCCGTCGGCGGACGTGCGTGGCGGTCGCGGAATGGGGTCGATGGCGAGCCCGACGGCGGCGCCGCGTGACGCGGCCTTCGAGCAGGCCCGCGCGGCCTCGGAGCAGCGTGCCGCGCGCAGCGTCGCGTCGCAGGACGCGATGATGGATCCCACGCGCGCGAAGCGCACGGCCTCGCGGAGCTTCGTGCTGCGCGACAGCACGTGGGTGGACACGAGAGCGGCGGGCGCGGCAGCACGCACCCTGCGCGTACGCCCGTACTCGGATGCATACTTCGCGCTTATGGAGCGGACGCCGGAACTCCGGGAGATCTTTGCGCTGGGCGACCGCGTCGAAGCGCGCGGACGCGCGGTGACCCTGGTCCTCGCGGCCGACGGCGTCGAGCGCCTCTCGGCGGCGGACCTCGCCGCCGCGGCCCGGGACTGGTAG
- a CDS encoding SCP2 sterol-binding domain-containing protein: MALRPFTPEWADAFRAVVSADAAYRAAAAKWTWPLALVLRPAPEYGYPDALAMELALDRGNCHAASIVAANDVTAELVLSAPYAVWKSVVRGELDPIVGVTRGAIAVQGPLTMLMMHAKAAMALLACAQAVPSTFPDDA; the protein is encoded by the coding sequence ATGGCGCTGCGCCCCTTCACCCCGGAGTGGGCCGACGCGTTCCGCGCGGTCGTGTCCGCCGACGCCGCCTATCGCGCCGCCGCGGCCAAGTGGACCTGGCCGCTGGCGTTGGTCCTGCGCCCGGCGCCGGAGTACGGGTATCCCGACGCCTTGGCGATGGAACTCGCGCTCGACCGCGGCAATTGCCACGCGGCCAGCATCGTCGCCGCGAATGACGTGACGGCCGAGTTGGTGCTCAGCGCGCCCTACGCCGTGTGGAAGTCGGTCGTGCGCGGTGAGCTCGATCCCATCGTCGGCGTGACGCGCGGGGCGATTGCCGTGCAGGGGCCGCTCACGATGCTGATGATGCACGCCAAGGCGGCGATGGCCTTGCTCGCGTGTGCGCAGGCCGTGCCTTCCACGTTTCCCGACGACGCCTGA
- a CDS encoding glycosyl hydrolase codes for MTEDGGRKTTAAQGQSTRGAPRCLLQSLCAALRFPTLSEDVPVSARSWSLRTLALASALLLCLPAAALDAQRIDSSAFSALRWRELGPARGGRSVAVAGSTARPLEYWMGTTGGGVWKTTDGGMNWQPATDAYFGGTIGAIAVAESNPDIVYVGGGETHIRGNTSHGDGLWKTTDGGRTWRLMGLRETRHIARVRVHPTDPNTVYVGALGHAFGNNPERGVYKTTDGGETWQRILFRNDSTGISDLVMDPNDPNTLYAAFWHAYRRPWMLNSGGPGGGILKTTDGGATWTELTANRGLPKGVWGKVGLAVSPANSRRVWAIIENDSGGVYRSDDGGQSWEWLNRDRSLRQRAWYYSKIYADPKDTNVVYGLNVQFFRSTDGGRTFRQQIQVPHGDNHDMWIAPNDPMRMVQANDGGANVSFTGGGTWTGQEYATAQMYHVSVTNHFPYQVCGAQQDNTTLCGPSRKQGNITISDWQNAGGGESGYVTPHPTTPDIIYAGSYSGYLTRKDMRTGLQRNINAWPLNPMGHSSEDIRFRFQWTFPIVVSQHDPSVLYVAGSVLFKSTNEGQSFSIISPELARRDPRTMGPSGGPITKDQTGVETYGTIFALAESPKNRNVLWAGTDDGYIWITRDGGANWRNVTPRDIGDFARISIIDASAFDEGTAYVAANRFQLDDFAPSLWKTSDFGATWTKIVNGIAGEEFTRVIRHDPERRGLLYAGTERGVWVSFDDGANWQRLQRNLPPVPVHDLVVKEGDLVAGTHGRSFWILDDLSALRQVTPEQLAKPAHLFTPRDAYRINWGGGGFGGGGGGAQAGGSRPGQNPPSGVVVYYHLSRANQPVTLEFLAADGSVIKSYENDGQPVRAPQGGQGGQGGGPGGFGGGAGQRPGNAVGLNQFVWNMRYPDAVTFPGMIMWAGSTLGPVAPAGTYTVRLTVGTETQTARVNLLNDPRTTATAADLQAQFDFLIQVRDKTSEANNAVRTIRNVRAQIEERVASAPRLRRNADALLRQLAAVEEEIYQVRNQSSQDPLNFPIRINNKIAALVGVASSGPYRPTDQTVAVYEEVSAMLKVQTDRLGKVLREDLARFNAQLRSARLEPVVPSTDLPAAPRGPVADDDVLLDAEQPAA; via the coding sequence ATGACGGAGGACGGAGGACGGAAGACAACAGCGGCGCAGGGGCAATCTACTCGTGGCGCGCCTCGCTGCCTGCTACAATCTCTGTGTGCGGCCTTGCGGTTCCCCACCTTGTCGGAGGATGTGCCCGTGTCTGCTCGCTCGTGGTCGCTTCGTACGCTCGCGCTGGCCAGCGCGCTGCTGCTCTGCCTTCCCGCCGCGGCGCTGGACGCGCAGCGCATCGACAGCTCGGCCTTCAGCGCGCTGCGCTGGCGCGAGCTCGGGCCCGCGCGTGGCGGCCGCTCCGTGGCCGTGGCTGGTTCGACGGCGCGACCGCTGGAGTACTGGATGGGCACCACGGGCGGTGGCGTCTGGAAGACCACCGACGGCGGAATGAACTGGCAGCCGGCGACGGACGCCTACTTCGGCGGCACGATCGGCGCGATCGCGGTGGCGGAGTCGAACCCCGACATCGTGTACGTCGGCGGCGGCGAGACGCACATCCGCGGCAACACCTCGCACGGCGACGGCCTCTGGAAGACCACCGACGGCGGGCGCACGTGGCGCCTGATGGGGCTGCGCGAGACGCGCCACATCGCGCGCGTGCGCGTGCATCCCACCGACCCGAACACGGTGTATGTAGGCGCGCTGGGGCACGCCTTCGGCAACAACCCGGAGCGTGGCGTCTACAAGACCACCGACGGCGGCGAGACCTGGCAGCGCATCCTGTTCCGCAACGACTCCACGGGCATCTCGGACCTCGTGATGGATCCGAACGACCCGAACACGCTCTACGCGGCGTTCTGGCACGCGTACCGGCGGCCCTGGATGCTGAACTCCGGCGGGCCGGGCGGCGGCATCCTCAAGACCACCGACGGCGGCGCGACGTGGACGGAGCTCACGGCCAACCGCGGCCTGCCGAAGGGTGTGTGGGGCAAGGTGGGTCTCGCGGTGTCGCCGGCGAACTCGCGGCGCGTGTGGGCCATCATCGAGAACGACTCGGGCGGCGTGTACCGCTCGGACGACGGAGGGCAATCGTGGGAGTGGCTGAACCGCGACCGCTCGCTGCGCCAGCGCGCCTGGTACTACAGCAAGATCTACGCGGACCCGAAGGACACGAACGTCGTCTACGGGCTCAACGTGCAGTTCTTCCGCAGCACCGACGGGGGCCGCACGTTCCGCCAGCAGATCCAGGTGCCGCACGGCGACAACCACGATATGTGGATCGCGCCCAACGACCCGATGCGGATGGTGCAGGCCAACGACGGCGGCGCCAACGTGAGCTTCACCGGCGGCGGCACGTGGACGGGGCAGGAGTATGCCACGGCGCAGATGTACCACGTCTCGGTGACCAACCACTTTCCGTACCAGGTCTGCGGCGCACAGCAGGACAACACGACCCTCTGTGGCCCCAGCCGCAAGCAGGGCAACATCACGATCAGCGACTGGCAGAACGCCGGTGGCGGCGAGTCGGGCTACGTGACGCCGCATCCCACCACTCCTGACATCATCTACGCCGGTAGCTACTCGGGATACCTGACGCGCAAGGATATGCGCACCGGCCTGCAGCGCAACATCAACGCCTGGCCGCTGAACCCGATGGGCCACAGCTCGGAGGACATCCGTTTCCGCTTCCAGTGGACGTTCCCGATCGTGGTGTCGCAGCACGATCCCTCGGTGCTCTACGTCGCCGGCAGCGTGCTCTTCAAGAGCACCAACGAAGGCCAGAGCTTCTCGATCATTTCACCCGAGCTCGCTCGGCGCGACCCGCGCACGATGGGTCCGTCCGGGGGCCCGATCACCAAGGACCAGACCGGCGTCGAGACCTACGGCACGATCTTCGCGCTGGCCGAGTCGCCGAAGAACCGCAACGTGCTGTGGGCCGGCACGGACGATGGCTACATCTGGATCACGCGCGACGGCGGCGCCAATTGGCGCAACGTCACGCCGCGCGACATCGGCGACTTCGCGCGCATCAGCATCATCGATGCCTCTGCGTTCGACGAAGGCACGGCCTACGTCGCCGCCAACCGCTTCCAGCTCGACGACTTTGCGCCCTCGCTGTGGAAGACCAGCGACTTCGGCGCGACCTGGACGAAGATCGTGAACGGCATCGCCGGCGAGGAGTTCACGCGCGTGATCCGGCACGACCCCGAGCGCCGCGGACTGCTGTACGCGGGCACGGAACGCGGCGTGTGGGTGAGCTTCGACGACGGGGCCAACTGGCAGCGCTTGCAGCGCAACCTGCCGCCAGTGCCGGTGCACGACCTGGTCGTGAAGGAAGGCGATCTCGTGGCCGGCACGCACGGCCGTTCGTTCTGGATCCTCGACGACCTCTCGGCGCTGCGGCAGGTCACCCCGGAGCAGTTGGCGAAGCCCGCGCACCTGTTCACGCCGCGCGATGCGTATCGCATCAACTGGGGTGGCGGTGGATTCGGCGGCGGCGGCGGCGGGGCGCAGGCTGGCGGCAGCCGGCCGGGCCAGAACCCGCCGAGCGGCGTGGTCGTGTACTACCACCTCTCGCGCGCCAACCAGCCGGTGACGCTGGAGTTCCTCGCGGCGGACGGCAGCGTGATCAAGTCGTACGAGAACGATGGTCAGCCGGTGCGCGCGCCGCAGGGCGGGCAGGGCGGGCAGGGTGGCGGCCCGGGCGGATTCGGCGGCGGTGCGGGGCAGCGGCCGGGCAACGCCGTCGGGTTGAATCAGTTCGTGTGGAATATGCGCTACCCCGACGCCGTCACGTTCCCGGGGATGATTATGTGGGCCGGCAGCACGCTGGGCCCCGTGGCGCCGGCGGGCACGTACACGGTGCGTCTGACCGTGGGCACGGAGACGCAGACGGCGCGCGTGAACCTGTTGAACGATCCGCGTACCACGGCCACCGCCGCGGACCTACAGGCGCAGTTCGACTTCCTGATCCAGGTGCGCGACAAGACCTCCGAGGCCAACAATGCGGTGCGCACCATCCGCAACGTGCGCGCGCAGATCGAGGAGCGCGTGGCTTCCGCGCCGCGCCTGCGCCGCAACGCGGATGCGTTGCTGCGCCAGTTGGCGGCGGTGGAGGAGGAGATCTACCAAGTGCGGAACCAGAGCTCGCAGGATCCGCTCAACTTCCCGATCCGCATCAACAACAAGATCGCGGCGTTGGTGGGTGTGGCGTCGTCGGGCCCCTACCGCCCGACCGACCAGACCGTCGCCGTCTACGAAGAGGTCTCGGCGATGCTGAAGGTGCAGACGGACCGTCTCGGCAAGGTGCTCCGCGAGGACCTGGCGCGCTTCAACGCCCAACTCCGCTCGGCCCGCTTGGAACCGGTGGTGCCGAGCACGGACTTGCCGGCCGCTCCGCGCGGGCCGGTGGCCGATGACGACGTGCTACTAGACGCGGAGCAACCCGCCGCGTGA
- a CDS encoding GNAT family N-acetyltransferase — translation MSGFVLRPGTAADEAAVLALNNAQVPHVNALTAEQLRTIVAMAAYYLVAEDAEGLAGFVLCIPSGTDYWSENYAWFSSRYAEFLYLDRVVTAPRTQRRGVGRAMYTALHEWLPGRWPRVALEVNLRPPNPVSIAFHEAMGYVPVGVREYADGASAVQMFVREA, via the coding sequence GTGAGCGGATTCGTGTTGCGGCCCGGCACCGCCGCCGACGAGGCGGCGGTGTTGGCGCTCAACAATGCGCAGGTGCCGCACGTCAACGCGCTGACCGCGGAGCAACTCCGCACCATCGTGGCGATGGCGGCCTACTACCTGGTGGCCGAGGATGCCGAAGGCCTCGCGGGTTTCGTGCTGTGCATCCCGTCAGGCACGGACTACTGGAGCGAGAACTACGCGTGGTTCTCGTCGCGGTACGCGGAGTTCCTGTATCTCGACCGCGTGGTGACGGCGCCACGCACACAGCGGCGCGGGGTGGGACGCGCGATGTACACGGCGCTGCACGAGTGGCTACCCGGGCGTTGGCCCCGCGTGGCCCTGGAGGTGAACCTGCGGCCGCCGAATCCGGTGTCCATCGCGTTCCACGAGGCGATGGGCTACGTACCGGTGGGCGTGCGCGAGTATGCGGACGGGGCGAGCGCGGTGCAGATGTTCGTCCGGGAGGCGTGA
- a CDS encoding DMT family transporter, whose amino-acid sequence MTRRDTWDLLLLGAVWGAAFLFTRIAVPHFGAVALVEVRVALAAAVLVAWLAARGQLGALRGRWGALVVIGAINTAVPFALFAYATRTVPAGFAAVLNATVPLFGALVGRIVFGERLGIDRGVGLFIGFVGVVILVIPKLSIGGGSLAVSAALSGALLYAISAHLTRRMLPGMSSLAIAAGSLVTSTALLALPALWLRPATMPPAGAWWSVVALALLATALGYVLYFRLLERVGPTGAMAVTYLIPMFGMVWGALFLREAVTATMLMGCGFILGGVAVTTGIFRSWVPSRRLPPSP is encoded by the coding sequence GTGACCCGTCGCGATACCTGGGACCTGTTGCTGCTCGGCGCCGTGTGGGGCGCCGCATTTCTCTTCACGCGCATCGCCGTCCCGCACTTCGGAGCCGTGGCCCTGGTCGAGGTGCGCGTCGCGCTCGCCGCGGCCGTGCTCGTGGCCTGGCTGGCGGCCCGCGGCCAGCTCGGCGCGTTGCGCGGACGCTGGGGCGCGCTGGTGGTGATCGGCGCAATCAACACAGCGGTGCCCTTCGCGCTCTTCGCCTATGCCACGCGCACGGTGCCGGCCGGCTTCGCGGCGGTACTGAACGCCACGGTCCCGCTCTTCGGTGCGCTGGTGGGACGCATCGTGTTCGGCGAGCGCTTGGGCATCGACCGCGGCGTGGGATTGTTCATCGGCTTCGTGGGCGTGGTGATCTTGGTGATCCCCAAGCTGTCGATCGGCGGCGGTTCACTTGCAGTGAGCGCGGCACTCAGCGGCGCGTTGCTCTACGCGATCTCGGCGCACCTCACGCGGCGGATGCTCCCGGGGATGTCGTCGTTGGCGATCGCCGCCGGCAGTCTCGTGACGTCCACCGCGCTGCTCGCGCTGCCGGCGCTGTGGCTGCGTCCGGCGACGATGCCGCCGGCCGGCGCGTGGTGGAGCGTCGTGGCGCTGGCGCTGCTGGCCACTGCACTGGGCTACGTGCTGTACTTCAGGCTGCTCGAGCGCGTCGGCCCCACCGGCGCGATGGCCGTGACCTACCTAATCCCGATGTTCGGGATGGTGTGGGGCGCGCTCTTCCTGCGCGAAGCGGTGACGGCGACGATGCTGATGGGCTGCGGCTTCATCCTCGGCGGCGTGGCCGTCACCACCGGCATCTTCAGAAGCTGGGTACCGTCGCGCCGTCTACCGCCATCCCCATAG
- a CDS encoding SMP-30/gluconolactonase/LRE family protein: MRLPTHAALIPFALASLACGDRSAASANAPVAVLAEGLSTPESVLWDATRNVWYVSNINGSPTAKDGNGYILRLTADGARMDSLPYINGADADITLHAPKGMALVADTLWVADIDALRAFDVNTGKAVTTLELSAQGATFLNDVAAGPDGRIYITDSGIAFASDGSVTHPGKSRVFVLDGRNAREAVVLPAQSAANGIARDAANSRWLIVGFNSQNIFAWSGGRDSVTVVGTGPGGGDGLVFLADGRALYSSWADSSLTVFADGVSTQLRSGLNAPADLGYDPARRLVAVPLFLDNRVEFWTVK; encoded by the coding sequence ATGCGCCTCCCTACGCACGCCGCACTCATCCCGTTCGCCCTCGCCTCCCTCGCCTGCGGCGATCGGTCGGCCGCATCGGCAAACGCCCCCGTCGCCGTGCTCGCCGAGGGCCTCAGCACGCCCGAGTCCGTCCTCTGGGACGCCACCCGCAACGTCTGGTACGTGAGCAACATCAACGGGTCGCCGACGGCCAAGGACGGCAACGGCTACATCCTCCGCCTCACCGCAGACGGCGCGCGGATGGACTCGCTGCCGTACATCAACGGCGCCGACGCAGACATCACGCTGCACGCACCGAAGGGAATGGCGCTGGTGGCCGACACGCTATGGGTGGCCGACATCGACGCCCTGCGCGCCTTCGACGTGAACACGGGCAAGGCCGTGACCACCCTCGAGCTCTCGGCGCAGGGCGCAACCTTCCTCAACGACGTCGCTGCGGGGCCAGACGGCCGCATCTATATTACTGACAGCGGCATCGCGTTTGCCAGCGACGGCTCCGTGACGCATCCCGGCAAGAGCCGCGTCTTCGTGCTCGACGGACGCAACGCGCGCGAGGCCGTCGTGCTGCCCGCCCAGAGCGCGGCCAACGGCATCGCCCGGGACGCCGCGAACAGCCGCTGGCTCATTGTCGGCTTCAACTCGCAGAACATCTTTGCGTGGAGCGGCGGACGCGATTCGGTCACCGTCGTCGGCACCGGCCCCGGCGGCGGCGATGGCCTCGTCTTCCTCGCCGATGGCCGCGCGCTGTACTCTAGCTGGGCCGATTCGTCGCTCACCGTGTTCGCCGACGGCGTGAGCACGCAGCTCCGCTCCGGGCTCAACGCCCCCGCCGACCTCGGCTACGATCCGGCGCGCCGCCTCGTCGCCGTGCCGCTCTTCCTCGACAACCGCGTTGAGTTCTGGACGGTCAAGTAA
- a CDS encoding sigma-70 family RNA polymerase sigma factor produces MDTAERLFVTYHATLVRYLTRRLGDRDWAEDVAQETFVRALRQETIVNERAWLFAVAHNLVRDGARRDARNRRHLELLADEVRATHDAEESELEQTQARAEQLRFARQALATLGERDRQALLLKEEGLDYQEIADVLGIEKSSVGTTLSRARRRLAESYEALAADGRGGANVAS; encoded by the coding sequence ATGGACACGGCTGAACGTCTCTTCGTCACCTACCACGCGACGCTGGTGCGGTATCTCACGCGCCGTCTGGGCGATCGCGACTGGGCGGAAGACGTGGCGCAAGAGACGTTCGTCCGGGCCCTGCGGCAGGAGACGATCGTGAACGAACGGGCCTGGCTGTTTGCGGTGGCACACAACCTGGTGCGCGACGGAGCGCGGCGCGACGCACGCAACCGTCGGCACCTGGAGCTGCTGGCCGATGAGGTGCGCGCGACGCACGACGCCGAGGAGTCGGAGCTCGAGCAGACGCAAGCGCGCGCCGAGCAGTTGCGATTCGCGCGGCAGGCCCTGGCGACGCTCGGCGAACGGGACCGGCAGGCGCTGCTCTTGAAGGAAGAAGGCTTGGACTATCAGGAGATCGCCGACGTGCTCGGCATCGAGAAGAGCTCCGTGGGCACCACGCTCTCGCGTGCGCGGCGCCGCTTGGCGGAGTCCTATGAAGCTTTGGCGGCCGATGGCCGAGGAGGCGCGAATGTCGCGTCCTGA
- a CDS encoding creatininase family protein: protein MRTLLCGLLLTLVMSNALAAQTPAPGPAAGHRGLVLGDLTWLEAERVLTRDAVIVIPLGAEAKEHGPHLRLDNDLTLAQYYRRRVLEAAEVIVAPTVNYHFYPSFVEYPGSTTLRFETARDLIVDIVRSLAAYGPRKFYVLNTGISTLRPLAASAEILRAEGILFEYTNIGTIAGEAEARVSQQLRGTHADETETSAILYMDPARVDMSKAVKDDAPRGEGGLTRDPNGRGTYSPSGVWGDATLATRAKGEVIVEASVAGILAEIEALRRRPLP from the coding sequence GTGCGGACGCTGCTCTGTGGGTTGCTGCTCACGCTGGTGATGTCGAACGCGCTGGCGGCGCAGACGCCCGCCCCAGGACCGGCCGCCGGCCATCGCGGACTCGTCCTCGGCGATCTTACCTGGCTCGAAGCCGAGCGCGTTCTCACGCGCGATGCCGTCATCGTGATTCCGCTGGGCGCCGAGGCGAAGGAGCACGGCCCGCACCTGCGGCTCGACAATGATCTCACGCTGGCGCAGTACTATCGTCGGCGGGTGCTGGAGGCCGCGGAGGTGATTGTCGCGCCCACGGTCAACTATCACTTCTATCCGTCCTTCGTCGAGTATCCGGGTTCGACGACGTTGCGCTTCGAAACGGCGCGCGACCTCATCGTGGACATCGTGCGCAGCCTCGCGGCGTATGGACCGCGCAAGTTCTACGTGCTCAACACCGGCATCTCGACGCTGCGTCCGCTGGCGGCGTCGGCGGAGATCCTGCGGGCCGAAGGCATCCTGTTCGAATACACGAACATCGGCACGATTGCCGGCGAGGCCGAGGCGCGCGTGAGCCAGCAGTTGCGCGGCACGCACGCCGACGAGACGGAGACCTCAGCGATCCTCTATATGGACCCTGCGCGCGTGGATATGTCGAAGGCGGTGAAGGACGACGCGCCGCGCGGCGAAGGCGGACTGACACGGGATCCGAACGGGCGCGGGACCTATTCGCCGTCTGGCGTATGGGGCGATGCGACCCTGGCCACGCGCGCCAAGGGCGAAGTCATCGTGGAGGCGTCGGTGGCCGGCATCCTCGCGGAGATCGAGGCGCTGCGGCGCCGTCCGCTGCCCTGA